Proteins co-encoded in one Fusarium musae strain F31 chromosome 3, whole genome shotgun sequence genomic window:
- a CDS encoding hypothetical protein (EggNog:ENOG41~MEROPS:MER0016508) translates to MLNYATLAATLWLACPASASYAFYVGKNLTQDGSVIVGGTGEEVSSHWLQIFPARDHPPNSTITVGVTKDAVYPGELIQIPQVNHTFRYMSMEYSDFEGFPAPLTNGGLNEKGVTVRDVWADNRDELLEMTPNPQRGVQYSDFARIVMERASSAREGVEIIGDLMAKYGEATYGGNSHLIADKDEGWVVWEMAGGKKLWAAQRLGPNDVKVLYPGYIEDFPTDFKNDPDYAGSDNIVSFAVEQGWWNKTSGKPFNIFDVYGPQDPRYKARDGGYKFMSQAALENATLAMVPVTEAKMMERVRDPRIADDEAGYGQVVSLHDGIDRDMLRIWNAPATSVAAPFVPWWLGVQSVPPEFGEHRYLTTGASSSFLNPDYQLQEASEFAGRIFKRVLYYMCSDPNKYHPIVTEMFESFESASRVQVEGWVEKTALTMIKQGERKAAQSLLTYYSHTRAAEALEVGHTLNNALDGHIKLTGKWRGPKGDQINDSGEGNETVNCLVGFDPDKPRYLQGNN, encoded by the coding sequence ATGCTCAACTATGCTACGCTCGCGGCTACGCTCTGGCTGGCTTGTCCGGCCTCAGCGAGCTATGCCTTCTACGTTGGCAAGAACCTCACTCAAGATGGGAGCGTTATTGTTGGAGGCACTGGAGAGGAAGTATCTAGCCATTGGCTTCAGATCTTCCCAGCGCGTGACCATCCTCCTAATTCGACAATTACTGTTGGTGTCACCAAAGATGCTGTGTACCCTGGAGAGCTCATTCAAATTCCGCAAGTGAACCATACGTTTCGATACATGAGTATGGAGTACTCTGACTTTGAGGGCTTTCCTGCGCCATTGACTAATGGCGGTTTGAATGAGAAGGGCGTGACGGTTCGTGATGTCTGGGCCGATAACCGGGATGAATTGCTAGAGATGACCCCGAATCCTCAGCGCGGTGTGCAGTACAGCGACTTTGCCCGCATTGTCATGGAGAGAGCGAGCAGCGCTCGTGAGGGTGTTGAAATCATTGGAGACTTGATGGCGAAGTACGGTGAAGCAACCTATGGTGGCAACTCTCACCTTATTGCTGATAAGGATGAGGGATGGGTTGTTTGGGAGATGGCTGGCGGCAAGAAGCTCTGGGCTGCTCAGCGTCTTGGTCCGAATGATGTCAAGGTCCTTTACCCTGGATACATCGAAGATTTTCCTACCGACTTCAAGAACGACCCAGACTATGCTGGCTCTGATAACATTGTGTCATTCGCTGTTGAGCAGGGCTGGTGGAACAAGACATCCGGCAAACCTTTCAACATCTTTGACGTGTATGgtcctcaagatcctcgaTACAAGGCTCGTGACGGAGGCTACAAATTCATGTCGCAGGCTGCTCTGGAGAACGCTACTCTTGCGATGGTTCCTGTGACTgaagccaagatgatggagagagTACGGGATCCTCGCATTGcggatgatgaagctggctaCGGTCAAGTCGTCAGTCTTCATGATGGAATCGATCGGGATATGCTACGAATTTGGAACGCCCCCGCCACTTCTGTCGCTGCACCCTTCGTTCCATGGTGGCTGGGCGTCCAGTCCGTTCCCCCAGAGTTCGGCGAACATCGATATTTGACGACCGGCGCGTCAAGCAGCTTCCTCAACCCAGACTATCAACTACAAGAGGCTTCCGAGTTTGCTGGCCGCATCTTCAAGCGTGTATTGTACTATATGTGCTCAGACCCCAACAAATACCATCCTATCGTGACAGAGATGTTTGAGAGTTTCGAGAGCGCATCTCGGGTCCAGGTCGAAGGTTGGGTGGAAAAGACAGCATTGACTATGATCAAGCAGGGAGAGCGAAAGGCGGCTCAGAGTTTACTGACGTATTACTCTCATACTCGCGCAGCTGAGGCTCTTGAAGTTGGACATACGCTGAACAATGCTTTGGACGGGCATATCAAGTTGACAGGAAAGTGGCGTGGACCCAAGGGTGATCAGATCAATGATAGTGGTGAGGGCAACGAGACGGTCAACTGTCTTGTCGGGTTTGACCCAGATAAGCCTAGATATCTCCAAGGCAACAACTAG